One genomic segment of Rivularia sp. PCC 7116 includes these proteins:
- a CDS encoding methyl-accepting chemotaxis protein, which translates to MAPSIDYEQMYKQAYNAYVNQNYTEAATLIDQVVQHLTKDPNALLLKGHVYYVLQKYNIAKEAYNTVLNLTTDQELLDFARNGLENISHYQAELDAQSFEVDNGSEDIDLPDSSSEEIQPAENLFDESASSSNSDSNNFTFSSENASEDEGKEVTDLLNEAKSPFDIGADSQIFDAIPNFEEENLSEDNPFAQSELKPADTDVHQNGEGVSKPELELPSFWQEDISASNSKDSAAAGDDSSSSGEEYSPFSKLEVDDNSNQNQFAPSADLPPTSSLQEEDLFFEDNPGEDSESFSLPSNFFSEDFSVDDTQAKTFSSSARGLDRVSDSFSEMSSVEEDFSREQSSELLESSQLSEESTASEQNKPGDDSFDLDAFEEVFGAEDFVTNNEDTKSIAKAVNTNSSTNSSNIEYLDDFDEFDDLGNISGFDLSNGNPAFSDVIPDSGSLRTNGALSGENMESSLPSEISNSISNDELGDSIDDDAPVGERDAELFSITNSQEAVPVFTQNDDNKVEAQVNVEQGVFAALENAPLKTKQWLTAGIVGVVSSVVVATVSFGATSISPANQRESIRNTGWIMAFAAGIAGFVTTGAMGHLTLKQVRRTTKDLETQFNSVRKGNLNAQATVYSEDEFGQLAAGFNEMARVIFTTTHEATRKAQEQEEAKENLQRQVIRLLDDVEGAARGDLTVQAEVTADVLGAVADAFNLTIQNLRDIVQQVKVAAREVTKGATNSETFARALSSDALRQAEELAVTLNSVQVMTDSIQRVAEAAREAEAVARDASEIALKGGEAVENTVAGILEIRETVAETTRKVKRLAESSQEISKIVALISQIASRTNLLALNASIEAARAGESGRGFAIVADEVRQLADKSAKSLKEIEQIVMQIQSETGSVMTAMEEGTQQVIKGTKLAEEAKRSLENIIQVANRIDILVRSITTDTVEQTETSRAVAHVMQSVELTAQETSQEAQRVSGALQHLVGVSRDLISSVERFRVETAESR; encoded by the coding sequence ATGGCACCAAGTATAGATTACGAGCAGATGTATAAGCAGGCTTATAATGCCTACGTCAATCAAAATTACACTGAAGCTGCTACCCTTATTGACCAAGTAGTACAGCATTTAACTAAAGACCCGAATGCTCTTTTATTAAAGGGTCATGTATATTATGTTTTACAAAAATATAATATAGCTAAAGAAGCATATAATACAGTCTTAAATTTAACTACTGACCAAGAACTTCTTGATTTTGCTCGTAATGGTTTAGAAAATATTAGTCATTACCAAGCCGAATTAGATGCTCAAAGTTTTGAAGTTGACAATGGAAGCGAGGACATAGATTTACCGGATTCTTCATCCGAAGAAATACAGCCTGCTGAAAATTTGTTTGATGAAAGTGCTAGCAGCAGTAATTCGGATAGCAATAATTTCACTTTTTCTTCTGAAAACGCTTCGGAAGATGAAGGTAAAGAAGTTACAGATTTACTTAACGAAGCAAAGAGTCCTTTTGATATAGGTGCCGACAGTCAAATATTTGATGCGATACCAAATTTTGAAGAGGAGAATCTGAGTGAGGATAATCCTTTTGCTCAGAGCGAACTAAAACCAGCAGATACAGATGTTCATCAAAACGGGGAAGGAGTTTCTAAACCCGAGCTTGAACTACCTTCTTTTTGGCAAGAAGATATTTCAGCAAGTAATTCAAAGGATTCCGCTGCCGCAGGTGATGATTCATCTTCGTCTGGTGAAGAATATTCTCCTTTTTCAAAATTAGAAGTTGACGACAACTCGAATCAAAACCAATTTGCACCTTCAGCTGATTTACCACCTACGAGCAGCCTGCAAGAAGAAGATTTATTTTTCGAGGATAATCCAGGTGAGGATAGTGAAAGCTTTAGTTTACCGAGCAATTTTTTTAGTGAAGACTTTTCGGTAGATGACACCCAAGCAAAAACTTTTTCATCTTCGGCTCGGGGTTTAGATCGTGTCTCGGATAGTTTTTCTGAAATGTCTTCTGTTGAAGAAGATTTTTCTCGCGAGCAATCTTCAGAATTGTTAGAATCGTCGCAATTATCTGAAGAATCTACGGCATCTGAGCAAAATAAACCAGGCGATGATAGTTTCGACTTAGATGCATTTGAAGAAGTTTTTGGTGCTGAAGATTTCGTTACTAATAATGAAGACACCAAGAGTATTGCTAAAGCTGTTAATACCAACAGTAGTACTAACAGCAGTAATATCGAGTATTTAGACGATTTTGACGAATTTGATGACTTAGGAAATATTTCGGGATTCGATTTATCCAATGGAAATCCAGCATTTTCCGATGTAATACCTGATTCTGGTTCGCTACGAACTAATGGAGCTTTGAGCGGTGAGAACATGGAAAGTTCTTTGCCCAGTGAAATTAGTAACAGTATTTCCAACGATGAATTGGGAGACAGTATAGATGATGATGCTCCCGTAGGCGAAAGGGATGCAGAACTGTTTAGTATCACAAATTCCCAAGAAGCGGTTCCAGTCTTTACTCAGAATGATGACAATAAAGTTGAAGCGCAAGTAAATGTGGAGCAGGGAGTTTTTGCTGCTTTAGAAAATGCTCCTTTGAAAACCAAACAATGGTTAACTGCTGGAATTGTAGGTGTTGTTTCTTCTGTCGTAGTAGCTACAGTCAGTTTTGGAGCAACAAGTATATCTCCAGCAAATCAGCGGGAATCCATACGTAATACTGGTTGGATAATGGCATTTGCGGCTGGAATTGCCGGTTTTGTAACTACGGGAGCGATGGGGCACCTGACTCTCAAACAAGTTCGTCGCACGACAAAGGATTTAGAAACGCAATTCAACTCTGTACGTAAAGGTAATTTGAACGCTCAAGCTACAGTTTACTCTGAAGATGAATTCGGACAATTAGCGGCTGGCTTTAATGAAATGGCGCGGGTAATTTTTACCACAACTCATGAAGCTACACGTAAGGCTCAAGAACAGGAAGAAGCCAAAGAGAATTTACAGCGTCAGGTAATTCGCTTGCTTGATGATGTGGAAGGAGCAGCCCGAGGCGATTTAACGGTGCAGGCTGAGGTGACGGCTGACGTATTAGGAGCGGTTGCTGATGCTTTCAACTTAACAATTCAAAACCTGCGGGATATTGTCCAACAGGTAAAGGTAGCAGCAAGAGAAGTTACTAAGGGAGCGACAAATTCCGAAACTTTTGCTAGAGCCTTATCTAGCGACGCTTTGCGACAAGCGGAAGAATTAGCGGTGACGCTTAATTCCGTGCAGGTAATGACTGATTCGATTCAAAGGGTAGCTGAAGCTGCAAGGGAAGCTGAAGCAGTAGCCCGCGATGCCAGCGAAATCGCTCTTAAAGGTGGTGAAGCGGTGGAAAATACTGTGGCAGGTATTTTGGAAATTAGAGAAACTGTTGCTGAAACAACTCGAAAAGTGAAGCGGTTGGCAGAATCTTCCCAGGAAATTTCTAAAATCGTTGCTTTGATTTCTCAAATTGCTTCTAGAACAAACTTGTTAGCCCTTAACGCTAGTATTGAGGCTGCTCGCGCCGGAGAATCTGGACGAGGATTTGCCATTGTTGCCGATGAGGTACGTCAGCTTGCTGATAAATCTGCTAAATCTTTGAAAGAAATCGAACAAATTGTCATGCAAATTCAGAGCGAAACAGGCTCTGTAATGACTGCAATGGAAGAAGGTACGCAGCAGGTTATTAAAGGTACAAAGTTAGCTGAAGAAGCAAAGCGTTCTTTGGAAAACATTATTCAAGTTGCGAATCGTATTGACATACTTGTGCGTTCTATCACTACAGATACTGTGGAACAAACGGAAACGTCTCGTGCTGTTGCTCATGTAATGCAGTCGGTAGAATTAACCGCACAGGAAACTTCTCAAGAAGCACAGCGAGTATCTGGAGCTTTACAGCACTTAGTGGGTGTATCCCGCGACTTGATTTCCTCAGTGGAACGTTTCCGAGTGGAAACAGCTGAATCAAGATAA
- a CDS encoding prolyl oligopeptidase family protein has translation MSTQAKLNYPVSRKVEQVDNYHGTEVVDYYRWLENPDSKDTIAWVEAQNKITFDYLEQISARDDIKKRLTKLWDYEKYGVPFQEGSRYFYFKNDGLQNQSVLYTLKNLEDEPKVLLNPNKLSEDGTVALSGISISEDGQYLAYGISIAGSDWQEWKVRNIETGEDLEDNLKWIKFSGASWTNDSQGFFYSRYDEPNEKTKLEDVNYYQKLYYHQIGTSQSQDTLIYERSDEKEWGFNGNVTEDGRYLIISVWLGTDSKNLVFYKDLSNPSSEVVELISEFESAYSFIDNDENLFYFQTDLNAPLGRVIGINIKKAEPKNWQEIIPQTQETLESVGTLNNQFVAEYLKDARSQIKIFEINGNFVREVELPGIGSVGGFSGKRTDTETFYIFTSYTTPGTIYRYDMVTGKSTVFREPQVDFNADNYETKQIFYQSKDGTQVPMFIVHKKGIKLDGNNPTFLYGYGGFNVSLTPSFSVSSLIWMEMGGVYVVANIRGGGEYGEEWHQAGMKDKKQNVFDDFIAGAEWLIDNGYTKSEKLAIAGGSNGGLLVGACMTQRPDLFGAALPAVGVLDMLRFHKFTIGWAWVPEYGSSENPEEFKTLYAYSPLHNLKPGTAYPATLITTADHDDRVVPAHSFKFAAALQAAHDGEAPVLIRIETKAGHGAGKPTAKIIEEVADKWAFLVKTLGIDEVKF, from the coding sequence ATGAGTACTCAAGCAAAACTAAACTATCCAGTCAGCCGTAAAGTAGAACAAGTTGATAATTATCACGGTACTGAAGTTGTAGATTATTACCGTTGGTTGGAAAATCCTGATTCTAAAGATACTATTGCTTGGGTAGAAGCGCAAAACAAAATTACTTTCGATTATTTAGAGCAAATCTCGGCTAGAGATGATATAAAAAAGCGTTTGACAAAATTATGGGATTATGAAAAATACGGCGTTCCTTTTCAAGAAGGAAGTCGTTATTTTTATTTTAAGAATGATGGTTTACAAAATCAAAGCGTTTTGTATACCTTAAAAAATCTTGAAGACGAGCCAAAAGTTTTATTAAATCCGAATAAGCTTTCTGAAGATGGTACCGTTGCACTTTCTGGAATATCTATCAGCGAAGATGGACAATATTTAGCTTACGGTATATCAATTGCTGGTTCTGATTGGCAAGAGTGGAAGGTAAGAAATATCGAAACAGGCGAAGATTTAGAAGACAATTTAAAGTGGATTAAGTTTTCTGGCGCTTCTTGGACTAACGATAGCCAAGGCTTTTTCTACAGTCGCTACGACGAACCAAACGAAAAAACGAAGTTAGAAGACGTTAATTACTATCAAAAGCTTTATTATCATCAAATTGGTACATCACAATCACAAGACACTTTAATTTACGAACGTTCTGACGAGAAAGAATGGGGTTTTAACGGTAATGTTACAGAAGATGGACGTTATTTAATCATTTCAGTTTGGTTGGGTACTGATTCTAAAAACTTAGTTTTTTACAAGGATTTAAGCAATCCATCAAGCGAAGTTGTTGAATTGATAAGTGAATTTGAATCAGCTTATAGCTTTATCGATAATGACGAGAATCTATTCTATTTTCAAACCGATTTAAATGCTCCACTAGGGAGAGTAATTGGCATAAATATTAAAAAGGCAGAACCGAAAAACTGGCAAGAAATAATTCCTCAAACTCAAGAAACATTGGAAAGTGTCGGTACGCTTAACAATCAATTTGTCGCCGAATATCTTAAAGATGCTCGCAGTCAAATCAAAATTTTTGAAATCAATGGCAATTTTGTCAGAGAAGTTGAATTACCAGGTATAGGTTCCGTAGGTGGTTTTAGTGGTAAACGAACCGACACCGAAACATTTTATATATTCACCAGCTATACGACACCAGGAACTATCTACCGCTACGATATGGTAACGGGTAAAAGTACCGTATTTCGCGAGCCTCAAGTAGATTTTAACGCCGATAATTACGAAACTAAACAGATATTTTATCAGAGCAAAGATGGTACTCAAGTACCGATGTTTATCGTCCATAAAAAGGGAATTAAATTAGATGGAAATAACCCTACATTCCTTTACGGTTACGGTGGTTTTAACGTCTCTTTAACACCTAGCTTCTCAGTCAGCAGCTTAATATGGATGGAAATGGGTGGAGTTTACGTAGTCGCAAATATTCGTGGCGGTGGTGAATACGGTGAAGAATGGCATCAAGCGGGAATGAAAGATAAAAAACAAAATGTATTTGATGACTTTATTGCAGGGGCAGAATGGTTGATAGATAACGGTTATACCAAGTCTGAAAAATTAGCGATCGCCGGAGGTAGCAATGGTGGATTATTAGTTGGAGCCTGCATGACACAGCGTCCAGATTTATTCGGTGCAGCGTTACCAGCAGTTGGGGTACTAGACATGTTACGTTTTCATAAATTTACCATCGGTTGGGCATGGGTTCCCGAATACGGCTCCTCAGAAAACCCCGAAGAATTCAAAACGCTTTATGCTTATTCACCACTACATAACTTGAAGCCAGGTACAGCTTATCCCGCAACATTAATAACAACAGCAGATCATGACGATAGAGTAGTACCCGCACATAGCTTTAAATTTGCCGCAGCATTACAAGCAGCCCATGACGGAGAAGCACCAGTATTAATAAGAATTGAAACAAAAGCTGGACATGGAGCCGGTAAACCTACAGCGAAAATTATTGAAGAGGTTGCGGATAAATGGGCATTTTTGGTGAAGACATTGGGGATTGATGAAGTGAAGTTTTAG
- a CDS encoding chemotaxis protein CheW codes for MDSKPDFLGGGGQDEFRPELQVESKDGELHLRFFIPSHQEFALPATGIKEVIELSPDRITPIPNASPLLLGTLNLRGRVIWVADLGQFLGETTPLNTDRAEISVIAIEEQDTIVGLAVEEIGGMDWLDVQHLSAPTNVPDTMAPFLRGEWLKDAEVERCLRLLDQMAILRSARWAG; via the coding sequence ATGGACAGCAAACCCGACTTTTTAGGAGGTGGCGGACAAGATGAGTTCCGTCCTGAATTGCAAGTTGAAAGTAAGGACGGTGAGTTACATCTAAGGTTTTTCATTCCTTCGCATCAGGAGTTTGCACTACCGGCGACTGGTATTAAGGAGGTAATTGAATTAAGTCCCGATAGAATTACCCCAATTCCGAATGCTTCTCCCTTACTTTTGGGTACTCTAAATTTACGTGGAAGAGTAATCTGGGTAGCTGATTTAGGACAATTCCTGGGAGAAACTACTCCATTAAATACGGATAGAGCAGAAATTTCTGTAATTGCAATCGAAGAACAAGACACAATAGTGGGCTTGGCAGTTGAAGAAATCGGGGGTATGGATTGGCTTGATGTTCAGCATCTAAGTGCGCCTACCAACGTGCCGGATACTATGGCTCCTTTTTTGAGGGGAGAGTGGTTGAAAGATGCCGAAGTAGAACGGTGTTTGCGACTGCTTGACCAGATGGCAATTTTACGGAGTGCCCGGTGGGCTGGATAA
- a CDS encoding response regulator transcription factor, with protein MSTVLIVEDSIAQREMITDLLKASGLSVTHASDGLEALQTIQSICPDLVVLDIVMPRMNGYEVCRRLKSDPKTQNVPVVMCSSKGEEFDRYWGMKQGADAYIAKPFQPTELVGTVKQLLRG; from the coding sequence ATGAGTACAGTTCTGATTGTGGAAGATAGTATCGCACAAAGGGAGATGATTACAGACCTTTTGAAAGCAAGTGGCTTGTCTGTCACTCACGCTTCAGATGGACTGGAGGCACTACAGACAATTCAAAGTATTTGTCCCGATTTAGTGGTCTTGGATATCGTTATGCCCCGGATGAATGGTTACGAAGTTTGTCGTCGGCTCAAGTCCGATCCGAAAACCCAAAATGTACCGGTAGTCATGTGCTCTTCTAAGGGTGAAGAATTTGACCGCTACTGGGGAATGAAGCAAGGGGCGGATGCTTATATCGCCAAACCGTTTCAGCCGACGGAATTAGTCGGAACAGTCAAACAACTGCTGCGAGGATAA
- a CDS encoding response regulator, whose product MLPEQQQRILGYFIEEATDHLNTIEQGLLNLQSTLNDPDLINEVFRAAHSIKGGAAMLGLSSIQRTSHRLEDCFKVLKDNPVKIDQKLESLFLGVSDTLKALLEHLSGPFGLTEETANTLMAEAEPVFGWLNEHLDKLVQKSPGESAAKENGEKVAQIPLKSAASSGDKNNSQLQAEVLNKLRQILQLFKQPATLENRQSLQECTDYLAELGDNRNFSSWSNLCRSATSAIGYEQNTYLTLAKVVITEIKQALELVLKNRESEIVISEQLEALLPAPEIELLEIENLEDSESAATELLIESEANNYHEAAAAEALFLTDIDDDIHNETPNVEAENNIAALFEVSDQIDENVDRDAATVIHDLDIHGPEVGIAELNTLADLFEGESPELDENWQQEEILDLKADKAPKKDVEANIEISQDTDSDFQDFLLVEEGNSKDNQTNVKEEMTIMQLFGEDFLEEDLENLKDTASHKINDSQPAKDEQEINDLLELNLDDDNKNLDEARLDALLDETASTNEESNYYNAGFEDLNQTGNFELLFADDKVEHDAEQQEKLDLPSFDEVGLDTLFGELDSVESDDSFGDLFDDSLDVAVQDSGNIWEKTQFVPHEDVAKALEENLIEATASEDIFANDESSENQATNNQQESTDTNFDSIFSGDVADDLLESALSGNESIFDDTNEDRDDRGHSQQSSVEEDLFAISDEADDAPESNNQDSPQQLSVEEDLFAISDEVDDAPESNNQDSPQQLSVEEDLFAISDEVDDAPESNNQDSPQQLSVEEDLFAISDEVDNAQESNNQDSQQQSSVEEDLFAISDEADNLPELTTDESQIESLDNSILQEASDIDSIDYSQPPQSLDSEVIEESREDNIELSENLENITANTQAQLIDDLFAQDIPLDEEINLQATSKEEEITFLPFVAQPQKQVADENIAVPENELQQQPEEILDEFSQLESLLGEEQVITEVDDEFAALEDLLVLDNPQEEASDTPAPVNIETEPSIGDEFGDLEKLLEQANTSVPRKNTAKVNSPKTTRSAKGEQLMRVPVKHLDNLSNLVGELVVNRNTLEQDQERMRQSLDNLLHQIQNLSDVGARMQELYERSLLEASLLASRKDNGFGNSSFNSNSGSEMGFSELEMDRFTPFHTLSQEMIELIVRVRESASDIDFVVEENERVARQFRQVTSQLQEGITRSRMEAFSQVTTRLERGVRDNSIKCGKQVQLFIEGQDTLIDKMILQHLTDPLNHILNNAIAHGIETPEEREARSKPAQGTIKIRAFHQGNQTVISVSDDGAGIDAEKVKKKAVKVGLITPEQARAMSRIEVYELLFHSGFSTKDQADQLAGRGVGMDVVRTSISEIRGTINTDSSLGKGTTFTIRLPLTLSICKALCCVSDKARIAFSMDGVEDTLDMPVKEIKEDKDGKKYIFWRDTKLPFRPLSELLTFNRLLSRGNVYGGNRDDDMVSVIIVRSANTMIALQIDQVLSEQEIVIKQFEGPAPKPIGVAGATVLGDGRIMPIVDVLELIDIFEGRTSRQSSVSLWDQKDTLVPSEPAEAKIDPTVLIVDDSITVRELLSLTFSKAGYRVEQARDGQEAWDKLRSGLPCDIVFCDIEMPRCDGLELLSRIQKNPDLNDLPIAMLTSRGADKHRQMAIQLGASGYFTKPYLEEALLEAAVRMLKGEKLVASA is encoded by the coding sequence ATGCTACCGGAACAACAACAGCGCATTTTAGGATACTTTATTGAAGAAGCAACAGACCACCTGAATACTATCGAACAGGGGTTGTTAAATCTCCAAAGTACTCTTAATGACCCGGATTTAATCAACGAGGTTTTCCGGGCTGCTCACTCTATTAAGGGAGGAGCGGCAATGCTTGGTTTGAGTAGCATTCAGCGTACCTCTCACCGTCTCGAAGACTGCTTTAAAGTTCTTAAAGATAATCCAGTCAAGATTGACCAAAAGCTGGAATCTTTATTTCTAGGCGTTTCCGATACTCTCAAAGCGCTGCTGGAACATTTAAGCGGACCTTTCGGTTTGACGGAAGAAACTGCTAATACTTTAATGGCTGAAGCGGAACCGGTTTTTGGTTGGCTGAACGAACATTTGGACAAGCTTGTTCAAAAATCTCCTGGCGAAAGTGCTGCGAAAGAAAATGGTGAAAAAGTCGCGCAAATTCCATTGAAGAGTGCGGCATCTTCTGGAGATAAAAATAATAGTCAACTGCAAGCAGAAGTATTGAATAAACTGCGGCAGATATTGCAATTATTTAAACAGCCAGCGACACTTGAAAATCGGCAAAGTCTACAGGAATGTACTGATTACTTAGCCGAATTGGGTGACAATCGGAATTTCAGCAGCTGGAGTAATTTATGTCGTTCGGCAACTAGTGCTATTGGATATGAACAAAATACCTATTTGACTTTAGCAAAAGTTGTTATTACTGAAATTAAGCAAGCGTTGGAGTTGGTTTTAAAAAATAGAGAAAGTGAAATTGTTATCAGCGAACAATTAGAAGCTTTATTACCTGCGCCAGAAATAGAGTTGTTGGAAATAGAGAATTTGGAAGATAGCGAATCTGCCGCCACAGAATTGCTTATTGAGTCAGAAGCTAACAATTATCATGAAGCTGCCGCTGCTGAAGCTTTGTTTTTAACTGATATAGATGACGATATTCATAATGAAACTCCCAACGTTGAAGCAGAAAATAACATTGCAGCTTTATTTGAAGTATCCGACCAAATTGATGAGAATGTAGACCGCGATGCAGCAACGGTAATTCACGATTTAGATATTCACGGGCCAGAAGTTGGAATTGCTGAGTTAAATACTCTTGCTGATTTATTTGAAGGTGAATCTCCGGAACTGGATGAAAATTGGCAACAAGAGGAAATTCTAGATTTAAAAGCGGATAAGGCACCAAAAAAAGATGTAGAAGCTAATATTGAAATATCTCAAGATACCGATAGCGATTTTCAAGATTTTCTTCTTGTCGAAGAGGGTAATAGTAAAGATAACCAAACAAATGTCAAAGAAGAAATGACAATCATGCAGTTGTTTGGTGAAGATTTTCTGGAAGAAGATTTAGAAAATTTAAAAGATACTGCAAGCCACAAGATTAATGATTCGCAACCAGCTAAAGATGAACAAGAAATAAACGATTTACTCGAACTAAATTTAGATGATGATAATAAAAATTTAGATGAAGCCCGGTTAGATGCGCTTTTAGATGAAACTGCTTCGACTAACGAGGAATCTAATTATTATAATGCTGGCTTTGAAGATTTAAATCAAACTGGTAATTTTGAACTTTTGTTTGCTGACGATAAAGTCGAACACGATGCAGAGCAGCAAGAAAAGTTAGATTTACCTAGCTTTGACGAAGTTGGCTTAGATACATTGTTTGGAGAATTAGATAGCGTCGAATCTGATGATAGTTTCGGCGATTTATTTGATGATTCTTTAGACGTAGCAGTACAAGATTCAGGAAACATCTGGGAAAAAACGCAATTTGTACCTCATGAGGATGTAGCAAAAGCATTAGAGGAAAATTTAATTGAAGCTACTGCATCAGAAGATATCTTTGCTAATGATGAATCGTCTGAAAATCAAGCTACAAATAATCAACAAGAAAGTACGGATACTAATTTTGATTCAATCTTTTCTGGGGATGTTGCAGATGATTTATTAGAATCAGCACTAAGTGGAAACGAAAGCATTTTTGACGATACGAATGAGGATAGGGATGATCGAGGTCATTCTCAGCAATCATCTGTAGAAGAAGATTTATTTGCTATTTCGGATGAAGCTGATGATGCACCAGAATCAAATAATCAAGATTCGCCGCAGCAGTTATCTGTAGAAGAAGATTTATTTGCTATTTCGGATGAAGTTGATGATGCGCCAGAATCAAATAATCAAGATTCGCCGCAGCAGTTATCTGTAGAAGAAGATTTATTTGCTATTTCGGATGAAGTTGATGATGCACCAGAATCAAATAATCAAGATTCGCCGCAGCAGTTATCTGTAGAAGAAGATTTATTTGCTATTTCGGATGAAGTTGATAATGCACAAGAATCAAATAATCAAGATTCACAGCAGCAATCATCTGTAGAAGAAGACTTATTTGCTATTTCTGATGAAGCTGATAACTTACCCGAATTAACTACAGATGAATCACAGATTGAAAGTCTAGATAATTCTATTTTACAAGAAGCTTCAGATATTGATTCTATCGATTATTCTCAACCTCCCCAATCTTTAGATTCAGAAGTTATAGAAGAAAGTCGCGAAGACAATATTGAATTATCAGAAAACTTAGAAAATATAACAGCTAATACCCAAGCGCAATTAATTGATGATTTATTTGCTCAAGATATTCCTTTAGATGAGGAAATTAATTTACAAGCAACATCAAAAGAAGAAGAAATTACATTTTTACCTTTTGTTGCACAACCACAAAAACAAGTAGCTGATGAAAATATCGCAGTTCCCGAAAACGAATTACAGCAACAACCCGAAGAAATACTAGATGAATTTTCTCAACTAGAATCTTTGCTTGGCGAAGAACAAGTCATAACAGAAGTTGATGATGAATTTGCCGCACTAGAAGATTTGCTTGTTCTCGATAACCCCCAAGAAGAAGCAAGCGATACACCAGCCCCAGTAAATATTGAGACCGAGCCAAGTATAGGTGATGAATTTGGCGATTTAGAAAAATTACTAGAGCAAGCAAATACATCTGTACCTCGTAAAAATACTGCTAAAGTAAATTCTCCCAAGACTACTCGCAGCGCTAAAGGCGAGCAGTTGATGAGAGTTCCGGTAAAACATTTAGATAACTTGAGTAACTTAGTTGGGGAATTAGTTGTAAATCGTAACACCTTAGAACAAGACCAGGAACGGATGCGACAATCCCTCGATAACCTGCTTCATCAAATACAAAACCTTTCTGATGTAGGTGCGAGGATGCAGGAACTTTACGAGCGTTCGTTGTTAGAAGCTTCTTTATTAGCCAGCCGTAAAGATAACGGATTCGGAAATTCCAGCTTTAACTCCAATTCCGGTTCCGAAATGGGGTTCAGCGAATTAGAAATGGATAGGTTTACCCCTTTTCATACCCTATCCCAAGAAATGATTGAATTAATTGTACGGGTAAGAGAATCAGCAAGCGATATTGACTTTGTTGTTGAAGAAAACGAACGAGTTGCCCGTCAATTTCGTCAGGTTACTTCACAACTGCAAGAAGGCATAACCCGATCGCGGATGGAAGCGTTTTCCCAGGTAACAACTCGTTTGGAACGAGGAGTGCGGGATAATTCGATTAAGTGCGGCAAGCAAGTGCAATTGTTTATCGAAGGGCAAGATACTTTAATCGATAAAATGATTCTTCAGCATTTAACTGACCCTTTGAATCATATACTTAATAATGCGATCGCTCACGGTATTGAAACTCCCGAAGAAAGAGAAGCAAGAAGTAAACCCGCTCAAGGAACAATTAAAATTCGTGCTTTCCACCAAGGTAATCAAACCGTTATTTCTGTAAGCGATGACGGCGCTGGTATCGACGCTGAAAAAGTAAAGAAGAAGGCAGTCAAGGTTGGTTTAATTACACCGGAGCAAGCACGGGCTATGTCGCGAATAGAAGTCTACGAGCTACTATTCCATTCCGGTTTCAGTACCAAAGATCAAGCAGATCAACTTGCAGGAAGAGGTGTCGGAATGGACGTAGTTCGCACCTCTATCAGCGAAATCCGAGGAACTATTAATACGGATTCTAGCTTGGGTAAGGGAACTACCTTTACTATCCGCTTACCGCTTACCTTGAGTATTTGTAAAGCTTTATGTTGCGTTTCGGACAAAGCCAGAATTGCCTTTTCGATGGATGGCGTAGAAGATACCTTAGATATGCCAGTCAAAGAGATTAAGGAAGATAAAGACGGTAAAAAGTATATATTTTGGCGGGATACAAAACTACCTTTCCGTCCTTTGTCTGAGTTATTAACCTTTAACCGTTTGCTCAGTCGCGGTAACGTTTATGGCGGCAACAGAGATGATGACATGGTTTCCGTGATTATAGTGCGTTCTGCAAATACTATGATTGCGCTGCAAATTGACCAAGTACTAAGCGAACAAGAAATCGTAATTAAACAATTTGAAGGTCCCGCACCTAAGCCCATCGGTGTAGCTGGTGCTACCGTCCTTGGTGATGGTCGAATTATGCCCATTGTTGACGTATTGGAATTAATCGACATCTTTGAAGGACGTACATCCAGGCAAAGCAGCGTCAGCCTGTGGGACCAAAAAGATACTCTTGTACCATCAGAGCCTGCTGAAGCGAAAATTGACCCCACAGTATTAATTGTAGATGACTCAATTACAGTCCGTGAATTACTTTCCCTTACCTTTAGTAAAGCAGGTTATCGTGTCGAACAAGCCCGCGACGGGCAGGAAGCCTGGGACAAATTGCGTTCCGGTTTACCTTGCGATATCGTCTTCTGTGACATCGAAATGCCCCGTTGTGATGGTTTAGAATTATTATCGCGCATTCAGAAAAATCCCGATCTAAACGATTTACCCATAGCGATGCTTACTTCCCGTGGTGCGGACAAACACAGACAAATGGCAATTCAACTAGGTGCAAGCGGATACTTTACTAAGCCATATTTAGAGGAAGCTTTACTTGAAGCCGCAGTCAGAATGCTTAAAGGTGAAAAATTAGTTGCCAGTGCTTAG